AGCCGGCAACGCGTTTGCTCAAGCAGGCCGGGGGGGCGGCCGATCTGCCCGCCGTCGGCGACTGGGTCGCGGCGCTGGCGCGCGAGGACCTCGACGTCCCCCTCATCGAGGCGGTGCTCGAGCGCGCAAGCGCCATCACCCGCGGCGACGCGGGACGGGGTTCGGACCTGCAGGTGCTCGCGGCGAACGTCGACACCGTCTTCGTCGTGCACCCGATCGCGGACGGGCCGAACCTGCGGCGGCTCGAGCGCGAGCTGTCGCTGGCCTGGGTCTCGGGCGCCGTGCCGGTCGTCGTGCTCACGAAGGCCGACCTCGCGGCGGATCCGGCAGGGGCGCGCATCGCAGTCGAGGCGGCCGCCCCTGGCGCGGACGTCCTGCTCGTCAACGCGCTGGCCGGCGACGGCGTCGAGCCGCTCTTCGGGTATCTCGCCCCCAACCGCACGGCAGTCCTCATCGGCCCCTCGGGCGCCGGCAAGTCCACGCTCATCAACGCGCTGCTCGGCGAGGAGCGCCAGGCAACGCGCAGCGTGAGCGTGCACGACGGCCGGGGGCGGCACACGACGGTGGCGCGCGAACTGGTCCAGGTGCCGCGCGGCGGCGTGCTCATCGACACCCCGGGGCTGCGCGCCGTCGGGCTGACCGGCTCCGAGGAGGGGATCGCCTCGGCCTTCCCGGAGATCGACGAGGCGGCCGCCTCCTGCCGCTACCGCGACTGCACGCACCGCGACGAGCCGGGCTGCGCCGTCGCGGCAGCCGTGGCCGCCGGGACACTGCCCGCCGAGCGCCTCGCCAGCTACCACAAGCTGCGGCGCGAGGCGCAGGTCGTGGCGGCGAAGACCGACGCCCGGGCCCGTGCCGAGGAGGAACGCAAGTGGAAGATCATCCACAAGGCGGCGCGGGAGTTCTACAAGCGCGGAGGCCGCGGGTGACGCGGGCGGCCGCGCCGCGCAGGACGCTGCTGAGCTGGAGCAGCGGGAAGGACGCCGCCTGGGCGCTGCACGTGCTCCGCGACGACCCGGCGATCGAGGTTGCGGGACTCTTCACCGTCGTGAACGAGCGGCACGGGCGCGCGGCGATGCACGCCACGCGGGTGGAGCTGCTCGAGCGGCAGGCCGGCGCCGTCGGCCTCCCGCTGCGGACGATCCCCATCCCGGACCCCTGCACCGACGAGCAGTACCGGGCGGCGATGGGCGGCTTCGTGGCAACCTGCGTCGCCGAGGGGGTCGCCTGCATGGCGTTCGGCGACCTCTTCCTGCAGGACGTGCGCACCTACCGCGAGACGCAGCTCGCGGGCACCGGGATCGAGCCGATCTTCCCGCTCTGGGGGATTCCCACGGCCGAGCTGGCGCAGCG
This is a stretch of genomic DNA from bacterium. It encodes these proteins:
- the rsgA gene encoding ribosome small subunit-dependent GTPase A, whose product is MPSLHAPALQALGLSPRWEALFAPHARDGVVLARVVRGDRGSALIAFERGIARAKPATRLLKQAGGAADLPAVGDWVAALAREDLDVPLIEAVLERASAITRGDAGRGSDLQVLAANVDTVFVVHPIADGPNLRRLERELSLAWVSGAVPVVVLTKADLAADPAGARIAVEAAAPGADVLLVNALAGDGVEPLFGYLAPNRTAVLIGPSGAGKSTLINALLGEERQATRSVSVHDGRGRHTTVARELVQVPRGGVLIDTPGLRAVGLTGSEEGIASAFPEIDEAAASCRYRDCTHRDEPGCAVAAAVAAGTLPAERLASYHKLRREAQVVAAKTDARARAEEERKWKIIHKAAREFYKRGGRG
- a CDS encoding ATP-binding protein; this translates as MTRAAAPRRTLLSWSSGKDAAWALHVLRDDPAIEVAGLFTVVNERHGRAAMHATRVELLERQAGAVGLPLRTIPIPDPCTDEQYRAAMGGFVATCVAEGVACMAFGDLFLQDVRTYRETQLAGTGIEPIFPLWGIPTAELAQRMLDAGLAAYVSCVDLAKLPADFAGRRWSRELLSALPPGCDPCGENGELHTVVVDGPMFRHAVPVAIGERLERAGFAFADIVPAS